The following are from one region of the Salicibibacter kimchii genome:
- a CDS encoding FAD-binding dehydrogenase, with protein sequence MELDVIVVGAGLAGLVATAEIADAGKKVLLLDQEPEASLGGQAWWSFGGLFLIDSPEQRRMGIKDSQELAWQDWMGTADFDREEDEDYWGKKWAEAYLAFAAGEKREWLRKMGVRFFPVVSWAERGGYLAEGHGNTVPRFHITWGTGPGLVEPFERRVREHMKNGLVDYQPRRRVDRLMTQNGAVVGVSGSKLSESDVDRGEESSRDVTGDFEYNAAAVLVSSGGIGANFDLIRDNWPSRLGDPPKQMISGVPAHVDGRMLSITEKAGGRIVNRDRMWHYTEGIKNWNPVWPKHGIRILPGPSSIWLDARGQRFPSPNFPGFDTLGTLHTIQKSGYDYSWFILTEKIIEKEFAISGSEQNPDLTEKSIKKVLNRVKSGAPAPVQAFKDKGEDFVVADTLEELVAGMNDLTDVPLLDAKDIERQIRARDRAIDHKYTKDLQIMALRSARQYFGDKVSRVAKPHRILDPKNGPLIAVRLNILSRKTLGGLQTNLSGAVLNERGEAIPGLYAAGEVAGFGGGGVHGYRSLEGTFLGGCLFSGRTAGRAIAEELG encoded by the coding sequence ATGGAATTGGATGTCATTGTCGTGGGCGCAGGGCTCGCAGGATTGGTTGCAACAGCTGAAATCGCCGATGCAGGAAAAAAAGTTTTACTTTTGGATCAAGAACCGGAAGCTTCCTTGGGCGGTCAAGCGTGGTGGTCGTTTGGCGGCTTATTTTTGATTGACTCCCCGGAACAACGCCGAATGGGGATCAAGGATTCACAAGAACTGGCTTGGCAGGACTGGATGGGGACCGCCGATTTTGACCGAGAAGAGGATGAAGATTATTGGGGGAAGAAATGGGCGGAAGCTTATTTGGCATTCGCCGCCGGGGAGAAACGTGAATGGTTGCGTAAAATGGGCGTTCGGTTTTTCCCGGTCGTAAGTTGGGCGGAACGCGGTGGCTACCTTGCCGAGGGACATGGGAATACGGTCCCCCGCTTCCACATCACATGGGGCACAGGCCCGGGATTGGTGGAACCGTTTGAACGCCGGGTCCGCGAGCATATGAAAAACGGGCTGGTCGATTATCAGCCACGTCGTCGCGTGGACCGCCTAATGACACAAAATGGGGCAGTTGTAGGCGTCAGCGGTTCCAAATTATCCGAAAGCGATGTGGATCGAGGAGAGGAAAGTTCTCGGGATGTGACAGGCGATTTTGAATATAACGCCGCAGCGGTTTTAGTCTCGAGCGGAGGCATAGGCGCAAACTTTGACTTGATCCGCGACAATTGGCCAAGTCGGCTCGGGGATCCGCCAAAACAAATGATTTCGGGCGTACCGGCGCACGTCGATGGCCGCATGCTTTCTATTACCGAAAAGGCCGGCGGTCGTATCGTTAATCGAGATCGGATGTGGCACTACACCGAGGGGATTAAAAATTGGAATCCGGTTTGGCCCAAGCACGGGATCCGTATTCTTCCGGGACCTTCGTCAATCTGGCTGGATGCACGCGGGCAGCGGTTCCCGTCTCCCAATTTTCCGGGCTTTGACACTTTAGGGACATTACACACGATACAAAAATCCGGATACGATTATTCCTGGTTTATTTTGACCGAAAAAATCATTGAAAAAGAGTTCGCGATTTCGGGCTCCGAACAAAATCCCGATTTAACCGAAAAAAGTATCAAAAAGGTATTAAACCGGGTGAAATCCGGAGCGCCGGCTCCTGTACAAGCGTTTAAAGACAAAGGCGAAGATTTTGTCGTAGCCGATACGTTGGAAGAACTCGTTGCCGGGATGAACGATTTGACCGATGTGCCATTATTGGATGCAAAAGATATCGAGCGGCAAATCCGTGCTCGAGATCGTGCCATCGATCATAAATATACAAAAGACCTGCAAATAATGGCGCTTCGCAGCGCTCGTCAGTACTTTGGCGATAAAGTGAGTCGAGTGGCCAAACCACATCGCATTCTCGACCCGAAAAACGGGCCGCTGATTGCCGTTCGCTTGAATATTCTCAGCCGTAAAACGTTAGGCGGCTTGCAGACGAATTTGTCCGGGGCTGTATTGAACGAAAGGGGCGAAGCGATTCCCGGGCTCTACGCCGCCGGGGAAGTTGCCGGGTTCGGAGGAGGCGGTGTCCATGGGTACCGTTCCCTGGAAGGGACTTTTCTGGGCGGATGCCTGTTCTCGGGACGAACAGCAGGGCGTGCGATAGCGGAAGAATTAGGATAA
- a CDS encoding FAD-binding oxidoreductase: MTTSLSILGELKDLLGEARVHQDPALLDERATDTWPLKLVHKAIGEKMDAPLCVVQPKNTDEVSTLLTFLHEKGIAAVPYGGGSGVTGGAQSNEKTVLIDMGEMQDIIHLDEENLTVTTQPGIIHGQLEAYLNSLGYISGHYPQSIDLAQIGGLVATRSAGQFSTKYGNIEELVVGLEAVLTTGEIIRIKNVPRRSTGPDLRQLFIGSEGTMGIITEVTIKIFPKPADRWLNAYGIANMREGLQIIQAFMREGWNPAVVRLHDPLGAKRKYSDVLNDGESILLLLSEGPKGYAATEGQALDQIIRDGGGRSLGAKPVEQWLEHRNDTQELKKYTSQGIILDTIEVAANWENIAIIYEQVTERLKNEVPEVVLITGHSSHSYPQGTNMYFILAANAPRDAEGVERVYWSIWSKVMEITLENNGTIGHHHGIGRLRAPWMREELGSSYQLLERLKETLDPREIMNIGTLLPEEGEE; this comes from the coding sequence ATGACTACTTCTCTCAGTATACTCGGTGAACTAAAAGATTTACTTGGTGAAGCACGTGTCCATCAAGATCCTGCATTGCTTGACGAGCGGGCAACAGACACGTGGCCGTTAAAATTGGTGCACAAAGCCATTGGCGAAAAAATGGATGCCCCTTTATGCGTCGTGCAGCCGAAAAATACAGACGAAGTTTCAACGTTACTGACATTTTTGCATGAAAAAGGCATTGCCGCGGTTCCATATGGGGGAGGATCCGGGGTGACCGGAGGTGCTCAGTCGAATGAGAAAACCGTGCTTATTGACATGGGTGAGATGCAAGACATCATCCATCTGGATGAGGAAAACCTGACCGTTACGACGCAACCGGGTATCATACACGGCCAACTGGAAGCGTATTTGAACAGTCTTGGCTATATAAGCGGCCATTATCCGCAATCAATTGATTTGGCGCAAATCGGCGGTTTAGTCGCGACGAGGAGTGCAGGACAATTCAGCACCAAGTATGGAAATATTGAGGAGCTCGTCGTTGGGCTAGAAGCCGTATTAACAACCGGAGAGATCATACGGATAAAAAACGTCCCCCGTCGCTCAACGGGGCCGGACCTGCGTCAATTATTCATAGGGTCGGAAGGAACGATGGGGATCATTACGGAAGTGACGATCAAAATATTCCCGAAACCGGCAGATCGTTGGCTGAATGCCTACGGCATTGCGAATATGCGGGAAGGATTACAGATAATACAAGCATTCATGAGAGAAGGCTGGAATCCCGCGGTCGTTCGGCTGCACGATCCATTGGGAGCGAAACGTAAATACTCGGACGTTTTAAATGATGGCGAATCGATTTTACTCCTTCTTTCCGAAGGCCCAAAAGGATATGCCGCGACAGAAGGGCAAGCACTGGATCAAATCATTCGGGATGGCGGCGGGCGCTCCCTCGGTGCTAAACCGGTCGAACAATGGCTGGAGCACCGCAATGATACCCAAGAATTAAAAAAATACACGAGCCAGGGCATCATCTTAGACACGATTGAGGTGGCCGCAAATTGGGAAAACATCGCGATTATCTATGAGCAAGTCACCGAGCGGTTGAAAAACGAAGTCCCGGAAGTGGTGCTCATCACCGGACACTCTTCCCACAGCTACCCCCAGGGAACGAACATGTATTTTATTCTTGCGGCCAATGCCCCGCGCGATGCGGAGGGAGTAGAGCGTGTGTACTGGTCGATCTGGTCGAAAGTGATGGAAATCACATTGGAAAACAACGGAACGATCGGCCATCATCACGGGATCGGACGACTGCGGGCGCCATGGATGCGCGAGGAGTTAGGGAGTTCCTATCAATTATTAGAAAGGCTGAAAGAAACCCTGGATCCTCGCGAAATCATGAATATAGGGACGCTGTTACCCGAAGAAGGGGAGGAGTGA
- a CDS encoding FGGY family carbohydrate kinase, whose translation MSIKYILAIDAGTSGIRTMLYDYHSREVASTYKTFTQFTPAPGLLEHDPLEIWDVTANLMNETLRKAQASAEDIAAIGVTGQRASVIAWDKTSGHPIHNAIVWQDIRTRDRCKELTKQIGFEVSTISAYTKFEWLLNNVPQCRENVQNGDVLIGTLDTWLIWNLTGGESFVTDPSNAVTTMMWLPPTGKWSPELAQLIGMPVEKLATIVPTSHVCGTAAKEVIGARIPVAAVAGDQQAAMFGHLCREPGEGKATYGTSVMVNVNTGKKWTPSKKTNVLALWRIDDEDHFCQEGTVITGGASVSLVQELRILENVEESLALAESVSDSGGIFFIPALQGLGTPYMDPTAKGALLGLTRASTRAHVARAVLESIAFRTRQVVETLRESSPVPALETLQVDGGMAGNDAFLQMQADVLGTNVQRPNTNQVTSLGIAYLAGLAVGFWTSETEIKKTKAPGKVFTPSDDAVNMQERYQQWVKAVDVVRELGTTDLEKELEA comes from the coding sequence ATGTCCATCAAATACATTCTCGCCATTGATGCAGGGACATCCGGGATTCGAACGATGCTTTATGATTATCATAGCCGTGAAGTAGCTTCTACCTACAAAACATTCACGCAATTCACACCCGCACCAGGGTTATTGGAACATGATCCGTTGGAAATCTGGGATGTCACCGCTAACCTGATGAATGAAACGTTGCGAAAAGCCCAAGCATCAGCGGAAGACATTGCAGCGATCGGCGTCACCGGCCAGCGGGCGAGCGTGATTGCTTGGGACAAAACCAGCGGCCATCCCATTCATAATGCCATCGTTTGGCAGGATATACGAACCCGTGACAGATGCAAGGAACTCACCAAACAGATTGGATTTGAAGTGAGCACCATTTCCGCCTATACAAAATTTGAATGGTTGCTTAATAACGTTCCTCAGTGCCGGGAGAATGTTCAAAATGGTGATGTATTGATTGGTACCCTCGACACTTGGCTTATCTGGAACCTTACCGGCGGTGAATCTTTTGTAACCGATCCTTCCAACGCGGTCACGACGATGATGTGGCTTCCGCCAACGGGTAAATGGAGCCCGGAATTGGCACAATTAATCGGCATGCCTGTCGAGAAGCTGGCAACCATTGTCCCTACCAGCCATGTTTGCGGGACAGCTGCAAAGGAAGTGATCGGAGCGCGAATCCCCGTTGCCGCTGTGGCAGGGGACCAGCAAGCGGCGATGTTCGGACATTTATGCCGAGAGCCCGGGGAAGGAAAAGCGACATACGGAACGTCCGTCATGGTTAACGTCAATACAGGGAAAAAATGGACGCCCTCGAAAAAAACAAATGTACTTGCATTATGGCGTATCGACGACGAAGATCATTTTTGCCAGGAAGGCACGGTCATCACCGGAGGTGCGTCCGTCAGCTTGGTACAAGAGCTTCGGATTCTGGAAAATGTGGAGGAAAGTCTTGCTTTAGCTGAAAGCGTTTCCGATAGCGGGGGAATATTTTTTATCCCGGCTTTGCAAGGGTTAGGTACACCTTATATGGATCCGACCGCCAAAGGGGCTTTATTGGGTCTTACGCGAGCGTCGACCCGTGCCCATGTAGCGAGAGCAGTACTGGAGAGCATCGCTTTTCGAACCCGACAAGTCGTGGAAACATTGCGGGAAAGCTCGCCGGTACCGGCATTGGAGACGCTGCAAGTTGACGGGGGAATGGCCGGAAACGATGCCTTTTTGCAAATGCAGGCAGACGTCCTCGGAACGAACGTGCAACGACCGAACACCAATCAGGTAACATCGCTGGGCATCGCTTATCTGGCAGGGTTAGCGGTTGGGTTTTGGACGAGTGAAACAGAAATCAAAAAAACAAAAGCACCGGGAAAAGTCTTTACGCCAAGTGATGATGCTGTCAACATGCAGGAGCGTTATCAGCAGTGGGTGAAAGCTGTGGATGTTGTCCGTGAACTTGGCACCACCGATCTTGAAAAGGAGCTGGAAGCATGA
- a CDS encoding glycerol-3-phosphate dehydrogenase/oxidase — MSIHPFSPKGRKQALERMSEQSFDLLIIGGGITGAGLARDAALRGLKVALVEKEDFGYGTSSRSSKLVHGGVRYLANGEVNLVRESAKERKVLKAIAPHLVHPLPFVFPLYKGDNKTKFKTGFYIFDKMAGNSEEDSHQSLTPADVREYAPNLRDPLKGGFVYGEYITEDARFTVMNALSAAEHGALVANHSAAIRIESDEHDQVIGATVQDTLTEKQFTVNAKITVNATGPWAQQTLEENDLTAPKDLLLSKGIHIVFSAAKLPINGAVALKSADGKEGFAIRRWDYVYVGTTDVPHEEEIHSTTADRKAIHHLLDMTQNCFPDAQLSEADIKGTWAGLRPLILEEGKSARDTSRHDEVWKNKEGLLTIAGGKLTTYRNMADRVLNEVGESLDMDLEDNHRTAEVKLPGGDIGDDFEALKKEMETTLATYGINEETTERLTWLYGSSINTLIQYGREDSVWLEPLADDVPAIKGEVRLAVEQEMAMNLIDFMDRRAALLLFGSENSHAAAETAATIMGEYFNWDEAETKRQVKTYTAYVERHRIPVKTLG; from the coding sequence ATGAGCATTCACCCCTTCAGCCCGAAAGGACGAAAACAAGCACTGGAACGAATGTCAGAGCAATCCTTTGACCTCCTTATCATTGGGGGTGGCATTACAGGAGCAGGATTGGCGAGAGATGCTGCCCTTCGCGGCTTAAAAGTAGCCCTTGTCGAAAAAGAAGACTTTGGATACGGGACTTCGAGCCGCTCATCGAAATTAGTGCACGGCGGGGTGCGGTATTTGGCTAATGGTGAAGTAAATTTGGTCAGGGAATCAGCTAAGGAGCGCAAGGTTTTAAAAGCGATCGCTCCCCATTTAGTCCACCCTCTACCGTTCGTATTTCCGTTATATAAAGGCGATAACAAAACGAAATTCAAAACCGGATTCTATATATTTGACAAGATGGCCGGCAATTCCGAAGAGGATAGCCACCAATCATTAACGCCTGCTGACGTCCGTGAATACGCCCCGAATCTCAGAGACCCTTTAAAAGGCGGATTCGTGTACGGCGAATACATCACTGAAGACGCCCGCTTCACCGTAATGAACGCCTTATCGGCCGCTGAACATGGAGCACTTGTTGCCAATCACTCAGCAGCTATCCGGATCGAATCCGATGAACACGATCAGGTCATCGGCGCTACTGTTCAAGATACTTTAACCGAAAAACAATTCACTGTTAACGCAAAAATAACGGTCAACGCCACCGGTCCATGGGCTCAGCAAACCTTGGAAGAAAACGATTTAACTGCACCGAAAGACTTGCTGTTAAGCAAAGGCATCCATATTGTTTTTTCCGCTGCTAAATTGCCGATCAATGGAGCAGTCGCCTTAAAATCAGCGGACGGGAAAGAAGGTTTCGCGATCCGACGGTGGGATTATGTGTATGTAGGAACCACCGATGTGCCACATGAAGAGGAGATTCATTCAACGACAGCTGATCGTAAGGCCATACATCATCTCCTCGATATGACGCAGAATTGTTTTCCCGATGCTCAATTATCGGAAGCAGATATAAAAGGCACATGGGCCGGATTACGTCCGTTGATTCTGGAGGAAGGCAAATCAGCGAGGGATACATCCAGACATGATGAAGTTTGGAAAAATAAAGAAGGACTTCTTACCATTGCCGGCGGGAAACTCACTACGTATCGGAACATGGCAGACCGAGTACTGAATGAGGTGGGCGAAAGCCTAGACATGGATCTAGAGGACAATCACCGGACTGCTGAAGTGAAACTCCCCGGCGGGGATATTGGAGATGACTTTGAAGCATTGAAAAAAGAGATGGAAACAACATTGGCGACGTACGGGATCAATGAAGAAACGACGGAAAGATTGACATGGTTATACGGATCGTCTATTAACACTTTGATTCAATACGGTCGTGAGGATTCCGTCTGGCTGGAACCATTGGCCGACGATGTCCCCGCCATTAAAGGAGAGGTTAGACTTGCCGTTGAACAAGAAATGGCCATGAATCTCATCGATTTTATGGACCGTCGCGCCGCGCTGTTGCTTTTTGGAAGCGAAAACAGCCATGCTGCCGCAGAAACAGCGGCAACGATTATGGGAGAATATTTCAATTGGGATGAAGCGGAAACGAAGCGGCAAGTGAAAACCTACACCGCTTATGTTGAGCGTCATCGTATCCCCGTTAAAACATTGGGGTGA
- a CDS encoding YhfZ family protein, giving the protein MPLSNQTDANTEAVLIVRKDCDSLQDLILQLIDPQQVIETQRRVIEREITPMF; this is encoded by the coding sequence ATGCCGCTCTCCAACCAAACGGACGCCAACACCGAAGCCGTTTTAATTGTTCGAAAAGATTGCGATTCATTGCAAGACCTCATTCTTCAACTGATTGATCCTCAACAAGTGATTGAGACCCAGCGGCGCGTCATCGAACGCGAGATCACCCCAATGTTTTAA
- a CDS encoding DUF421 domain-containing protein, protein MMELVLQAILIYIGGTTILRISGRRSISQMTIPQTAIMIGIGSLMIQPLTGNGTWWTLGIALVLILCLIATEYIQIKFNPAETAISGKAVPIIENGTFNEKNLKKMLLPVDKAEARLREAGIASIQDVQYATIESSGSLGYTLKPEKQPATKEDIQNLMQLIENGQANKNTVDPSQSNIFTEIIDKENSNEKNIPDKLQ, encoded by the coding sequence ATGATGGAATTAGTTTTGCAGGCCATTCTTATTTACATCGGCGGGACAACGATTTTACGGATAAGTGGCAGAAGATCCATATCACAAATGACGATTCCGCAAACCGCGATTATGATCGGGATCGGTTCATTAATGATTCAGCCGCTCACCGGAAATGGTACTTGGTGGACATTAGGCATCGCTTTGGTATTGATCCTGTGTCTCATTGCCACAGAATATATCCAGATAAAATTTAATCCCGCGGAAACGGCGATTTCCGGTAAAGCAGTGCCGATTATCGAAAATGGCACATTTAACGAAAAGAATTTAAAGAAAATGTTGCTTCCGGTCGATAAAGCAGAAGCGCGTCTACGAGAAGCAGGGATTGCGTCCATTCAAGATGTTCAATACGCAACCATCGAGTCGAGCGGTAGCCTAGGCTATACATTAAAACCGGAAAAACAACCGGCAACTAAAGAAGATATCCAAAACTTAATGCAACTGATTGAAAATGGACAAGCAAACAAAAACACCGTCGATCCTTCGCAAAGCAATATCTTCACAGAAATCATCGATAAAGAAAATTCCAACGAGAAAAACATACCCGATAAATTACAGTAG
- a CDS encoding acetate--CoA ligase, whose translation MTAKAGGIHTEIKNSRLVYPDPAKEQSTTLGSREAFQALLKKSQDDPEAFWDEVAQELHWFEPWEETMSGSLPDFEFFKGGISNPCYNLLDRHIEHGVGNKTALIWEGEDGESRFFTYQMLLAEVNRFANVLRSFGVKKGDPVAIYLPNLAESFIAILACFRLGAVYSTIFSGFSEQSLQDRLLNFEPKVIVTADASLRRGKVTPLKEKVDHVVEGIQNAGAVLVVNRLGTEPAMEMGRDFWWHQERKKVSIHCEPEPVEANEPGIVFYTSGTTGKPKGVVHSGMAFVVQNYIYAKYHMDHRPDDVFWCTADVGWLTMHIWGVAGSLANGVTTVVYDGAPNYPDADRIYQIIDKYRVNKLFTAPTALRMLRSLGDQALKPYDLSSLDVVSLVGEPFDRQTWQWTHDVLGKGKICVNNTWGQTETAGCPLAGASWLTPMKPGSVGVEFLGAEAGIVDDDGHPVPPGTLGNLVLRQPFPMLCRTLWKEPERYYEKYFSQVEGCYYASDNALKDEDGYFWVVGRSDDAFNVSGHRLSTMEMENAVLINEGISETAVVGRPDEIKGEVPVVFAILSEGAADDKEWEAKINQSIEAGIGQFARPQRIFFVNTMPKTVSGKVMRRLLKEIVTQGEVTSDVTGIEDPRAIDHIQGVLSTQSI comes from the coding sequence ATGACTGCAAAAGCAGGAGGCATTCATACTGAAATCAAGAACAGCCGGCTTGTTTATCCTGATCCAGCTAAAGAGCAATCGACAACCCTGGGAAGCAGGGAAGCCTTTCAAGCCTTATTAAAGAAATCTCAAGACGATCCGGAAGCCTTTTGGGACGAGGTGGCACAAGAATTACATTGGTTTGAGCCGTGGGAAGAAACAATGAGTGGGTCGTTGCCGGACTTCGAATTTTTCAAGGGCGGCATCAGCAACCCCTGTTATAATCTATTGGATCGGCATATCGAGCATGGGGTCGGCAATAAAACGGCACTTATATGGGAGGGCGAAGACGGAGAATCGCGCTTTTTTACTTACCAAATGTTGCTTGCTGAAGTAAACCGATTCGCCAATGTTCTTCGGTCATTCGGGGTAAAAAAAGGAGACCCTGTGGCTATTTATCTCCCCAATCTTGCCGAATCTTTTATCGCGATCCTTGCTTGTTTTCGTTTGGGAGCTGTTTACAGTACAATTTTTTCCGGATTTTCTGAACAATCTTTACAGGATCGACTATTGAACTTTGAACCAAAGGTGATCGTCACTGCTGATGCCAGTCTGCGGCGGGGTAAAGTGACGCCATTGAAGGAAAAAGTCGATCATGTGGTTGAGGGCATTCAAAATGCCGGTGCGGTACTCGTTGTCAATCGCCTAGGAACTGAACCGGCGATGGAGATGGGAAGAGACTTTTGGTGGCATCAAGAACGGAAGAAGGTAAGCATTCATTGTGAACCGGAACCTGTCGAGGCGAATGAGCCCGGTATTGTGTTCTATACAAGTGGGACGACAGGCAAACCAAAGGGTGTTGTCCATTCCGGAATGGCATTTGTCGTCCAAAATTACATTTATGCAAAATATCACATGGATCATCGTCCCGACGATGTTTTTTGGTGTACCGCTGATGTCGGCTGGCTAACGATGCATATATGGGGCGTTGCCGGTTCATTGGCAAACGGTGTGACAACCGTTGTTTACGATGGGGCTCCAAATTATCCGGACGCCGATCGTATATATCAAATCATAGATAAATACCGTGTCAATAAATTGTTTACTGCTCCTACGGCATTACGGATGCTTCGCAGCCTCGGGGATCAAGCACTTAAACCCTATGATCTTTCTTCTCTCGATGTTGTTTCTTTAGTAGGGGAACCATTTGACCGTCAAACTTGGCAATGGACGCACGATGTGTTGGGAAAAGGAAAGATATGTGTGAATAACACGTGGGGGCAAACGGAAACCGCAGGATGCCCTTTAGCGGGAGCATCCTGGCTTACGCCTATGAAGCCCGGGTCCGTCGGGGTTGAGTTTTTAGGTGCTGAGGCCGGTATCGTCGATGATGACGGTCACCCTGTACCTCCAGGGACGTTAGGTAACCTGGTCTTACGTCAACCATTTCCAATGCTGTGTCGAACATTATGGAAAGAGCCCGAACGGTACTATGAAAAATATTTCAGTCAGGTGGAAGGTTGCTATTACGCAAGTGACAACGCTTTAAAAGATGAGGACGGTTATTTCTGGGTCGTGGGGCGCTCGGATGATGCATTTAATGTTTCCGGCCATCGTCTAAGCACAATGGAAATGGAGAATGCCGTGCTCATAAACGAAGGAATTTCCGAAACTGCTGTGGTCGGCAGGCCGGATGAAATCAAGGGAGAGGTTCCCGTTGTCTTCGCGATACTGTCGGAGGGAGCTGCAGATGACAAGGAATGGGAAGCAAAGATCAATCAAAGTATTGAAGCTGGCATTGGTCAATTTGCCCGGCCGCAAAGGATCTTTTTCGTTAACACAATGCCGAAGACAGTAAGCGGTAAAGTGATGCGTCGCCTGTTAAAAGAAATCGTTACACAAGGGGAAGTGACCAGTGACGTCACCGGGATTGAAGATCCGAGGGCTATTGACCATATTCAGGGCGTGTTATCGACACAATCAATCTGA
- a CDS encoding SDR family oxidoreductase — protein sequence MDLQLQKKAALVLAGSKGLGRAIATELAREGASVIIASRDEEQLEQTVGEIKKDIGGGEVQYAICDLTNEDDVKAAVQKTADQYGTVDILINNSGGPKAGGFDDVNASDWQNAYELNLLSYVRATEAVLPYMKKQQNGRIVNITSSSIKEALDGMVLSNTFRAGVLGLTKSLASEYASDNIFVNTIGPGRIATDRVASLDELKASKQNKDRETVREESEARIPAGRYGEPEEFAKTVVFLASQANSYVTGEAMLVDGGLVKAL from the coding sequence TTGGATTTACAATTACAAAAGAAAGCAGCGCTCGTCCTGGCGGGAAGCAAAGGCCTCGGACGTGCTATTGCCACCGAATTGGCACGTGAAGGCGCGAGCGTCATTATCGCCAGCCGTGACGAGGAACAATTGGAGCAAACAGTGGGGGAGATCAAAAAAGATATTGGCGGGGGAGAAGTGCAATATGCGATCTGCGATTTAACGAATGAAGATGACGTTAAGGCCGCCGTGCAGAAAACCGCGGATCAATACGGCACCGTGGATATTTTAATTAACAATAGCGGGGGACCGAAAGCAGGCGGTTTTGACGATGTCAACGCGTCGGATTGGCAAAACGCTTATGAATTAAACTTGTTAAGTTACGTTAGAGCTACCGAAGCAGTGCTTCCTTATATGAAAAAGCAGCAAAACGGTCGTATTGTCAACATAACGTCTTCATCGATCAAAGAAGCCCTCGACGGGATGGTATTATCCAATACATTCCGGGCCGGGGTACTCGGCCTGACGAAAAGTTTGGCTTCCGAATACGCGAGCGATAACATTTTCGTCAACACGATAGGGCCGGGGAGAATTGCCACTGATCGTGTCGCTTCCCTTGATGAGTTGAAAGCATCGAAACAAAATAAAGACAGGGAAACTGTGCGGGAAGAATCTGAAGCACGCATCCCCGCCGGACGTTACGGTGAACCGGAAGAGTTTGCGAAAACAGTCGTATTCCTCGCCTCCCAAGCGAACAGTTACGTCACTGGGGAAGCAATGCTCGTGGATGGTGGTTTGGTGAAGGCGTTATAG
- a CDS encoding fumarylacetoacetate hydrolase family protein, whose translation MKLVSYREGTQEAAGMLTKDQVIPVQKVNRLGEKDFPITIQDLIETGRIQELQTWIEAQDTLPEAIAVDDVSFGPLYRIPPKIWGIGLNYVDHAADLHEQAPNTEPASFMKPATTVIGPGDEIQLPPQSERTTGEAELGIVIGKRCKNVSEADALTVVAGYTTVIDMTAEDILAKNARYLTRSKSFDTFFSFGPALLTPDEVESLHDLEVATYVNGSLHRKNVVANMTFKPEMLISFHSKVMTLEPGDILSTGTPGAIPLKDGDSISCGITGFPWLENPVKDLKR comes from the coding sequence TTGAAACTTGTCAGCTACCGAGAAGGGACGCAAGAAGCTGCCGGTATGTTAACAAAGGATCAGGTGATTCCGGTTCAGAAGGTAAATCGATTAGGCGAGAAAGATTTTCCCATTACCATACAGGATTTGATTGAAACGGGACGCATTCAGGAACTGCAAACATGGATCGAAGCACAAGACACGCTTCCGGAAGCCATTGCTGTAGACGACGTTTCATTCGGCCCTTTATACCGTATTCCCCCTAAAATATGGGGAATCGGCCTGAACTATGTTGATCACGCGGCCGATTTACATGAACAGGCGCCGAATACAGAACCTGCAAGTTTCATGAAACCGGCGACAACAGTGATCGGTCCGGGGGATGAGATCCAATTGCCTCCGCAATCGGAACGTACGACCGGAGAGGCAGAGCTCGGAATTGTGATCGGCAAGCGTTGCAAGAATGTTTCCGAAGCTGATGCGCTTACCGTCGTTGCCGGCTATACGACGGTCATCGATATGACAGCTGAAGATATTTTAGCGAAAAATGCCCGATACTTAACGCGATCGAAAAGTTTTGATACATTTTTTAGTTTTGGCCCGGCGTTGCTGACACCTGATGAGGTTGAAAGTCTACATGATTTGGAAGTGGCTACCTACGTGAATGGTTCGCTTCATCGCAAAAATGTCGTTGCCAATATGACATTTAAACCGGAAATGCTGATTTCTTTTCATTCGAAAGTGATGACATTAGAACCGGGAGATATCCTATCCACGGGAACGCCCGGAGCGATTCCGTTAAAAGACGGCGATTCCATAAGCTGTGGGATTACCGGCTTTCCGTGGTTGGAAAATCCGGTGAAAGACTTAAAACGATAG